The sequence GCCACAGCACAGAACCTGCGCAAAATGGCAAAGCTGCTCCCAACTCCGGCATGAGGGAGCGTCGAGCCTCCCAAAACCGCCCTCCGTTTTGCGCTGCAGCACTTAATTTTTCAACAGAATTGGCGGATAGCTGACATTTCCTGCTGCTGCGAGATCTCCGTTGCCTCAGGCTAAAGCGGCCATTCAAGGGACCTCTGGGCGCATTCAGACTGAGGCCACCGGTTCGGGTGGAGAGCCCTCATTCGCTGTAACCGCATGAAGCTCTTGGGCATACATGGGCACGGCACTCTGGAAGAGGGGCTGCGACCAAAAAACTTAACACCAAGGTCTCCGGCGTTTCGCCTCAAGGCAGGTGAGATGCTCACTACCCACCATGCGATTTCCACCGCCCCCTGCAAGCATGCAAAGCGAAAGGTCAGATATGCAAAAACTGGTAAGGCCCTCGAGGTTGAGCGGGGCTTCACAACCGCAGGTTAAGTATATATGTTCTCGCCAACGCGGAAATTCCTGCGAGGAGATACCGGTTTTATGAAACTTACACGCATTGAAGTTTTCAATTTTCGCAAATTGCGGCGCGCCTGTCTCGACATGTCGGATAAGCAAACTCTGCTTGTCGGGGCGAATAACAGCGGCAAGACATCGGCCATGAAAGCTTTGCGCAAGTTCCTCAAGGATCGTGGCGGTATCGACACGCGTGATGTGACAGCCTCAAACTGGGCAGTGATCGAGCAGATCGCGGGCGCCTGGACACAGGAGGTCGAGGCGGATCTTAGCCCGCTCCTAGTCCAGCTTCCGTTTCTCGACGTTTGGCTCCATGCGGAGACTTCAGAGCTCCACCATGTTGCGCACCTAATCCCAACACTTACCTGGACTGGTGGGCCACTGGGCGTGCGCCTACGCTTGGAGCCCAAAAAGAGAGCGGACATTAAGTCGCAGTACCTGGCCGCGCGAGAGGCCGCTCAGAAGCTGCAGCCAGGCAGTGCAACGGTGAACGGGTTCGCGCTTTGGCCACGCGACTTTCGGGAATTTTTGGACAAGCGCCTGACGGACCTGTTCGAGCTGAACGCCCATCTTATGGACCCTGCGAACTTTTCACCGGTCGGAGCAGTAGCACCGCCGCCACTGCCCCCCCAGTCAGAGGGGATCGGCCCAAATCCATTTGCCGGTCTCCTGCATATTCGTGAGATCAACGCGCAACGTGGGTTCGCCGATGCCGGTGACGGGAAAGACGATGATGGCGAGCTCGTCCATGCCGATAATCGCAAGCTTGCAAGCCAGATACAGCCCTATTTCCGCAAGCATATCGACCCTGAAAAGGACCCCACGCCGAACGATGTCAAAGCGCTTCAGGCGATCCATGATGCCGAAGCGACATTTAATGCCCGTCTCAAGGATGGCTTCGCCGATGCTATCAAGGAACTGGAAAATCTCGGCTACACCGGAGGTCTCAACAATCCGAAACTAACCATTGCCACGCAGATCAAACCCGTTGATGGGCTCGATCACCCGGCGGCTGTGCAATACGATATCTCAGGCGACACATCTGGCGTGAAGCTGCCTGAAGGCTACAACGGCCTAGGCTTCCAGAACCTGATCTCCATGGTGTTTCAGCTCATGCGTTTCCGGGATGTCTGGATGCAGGTAGGTAAGTTTAAATCACAGGTGGTTACCCCGGAAGACAGGGGCATCGAACCCCTGCAACTGGTGCTGATCGAGGAGCCGGAGGCGCATCTACATGTTCAGGTGCAGCAGGTCTTCATGGCCAAGGCTTATAAGGCGCTGCGCAACCATGAAGATCTGAAGAAGGAGGACTCGGCTTTTACCACGCAGCTGGTCGTGAGTACCCATTCTGGCCATATCGCGCACGCGGCCGAGTTTGAGGAGCTGCGTTATTTCAAGCGCGAACTGCCAGGTCACGGAGTTGTGCCCACAGCCGCAGTCGCAAATATGACGGGGCTCTTTGGCGCGGACACAGAAACTCGCCGCTTCGTGACTCGCTATCTGCTGAGCACACACTTTGATCTTTTCTTCGCGGACGCCGTCATCGTGATCGAGGGTGCTGCGGAGCGGATCCTGCTGCCACATCGGATCCAGCATCACTACCCTGTCTTGGCTACGGCCTATCTATCTTTCCTAGAACTAGGGGGTAGTCACGCGCATCGAATGCGGCCTCTGATCGAGGCGCTGGAGCTGCCGACGCTGATCATCACCGATCTCGACGCGGTGGCAGAGTTAGGCAAAGAATCGGCCCAGCCTTGTTGTGGGGCCGCACAAACCACTGCTAACCACGTTCTAAAGACCTGGCT is a genomic window of Cohaesibacter intestini containing:
- a CDS encoding AAA family ATPase, which encodes MKLTRIEVFNFRKLRRACLDMSDKQTLLVGANNSGKTSAMKALRKFLKDRGGIDTRDVTASNWAVIEQIAGAWTQEVEADLSPLLVQLPFLDVWLHAETSELHHVAHLIPTLTWTGGPLGVRLRLEPKKRADIKSQYLAAREAAQKLQPGSATVNGFALWPRDFREFLDKRLTDLFELNAHLMDPANFSPVGAVAPPPLPPQSEGIGPNPFAGLLHIREINAQRGFADAGDGKDDDGELVHADNRKLASQIQPYFRKHIDPEKDPTPNDVKALQAIHDAEATFNARLKDGFADAIKELENLGYTGGLNNPKLTIATQIKPVDGLDHPAAVQYDISGDTSGVKLPEGYNGLGFQNLISMVFQLMRFRDVWMQVGKFKSQVVTPEDRGIEPLQLVLIEEPEAHLHVQVQQVFMAKAYKALRNHEDLKKEDSAFTTQLVVSTHSGHIAHAAEFEELRYFKRELPGHGVVPTAAVANMTGLFGADTETRRFVTRYLLSTHFDLFFADAVIVIEGAAERILLPHRIQHHYPVLATAYLSFLELGGSHAHRMRPLIEALELPTLIITDLDAVAELGKESAQPCCGAAQTTANHVLKTWLPKLAEIDTLMAAPPNKLCHTDAARPITVAYQTPQEVTQGALTQTITPSTFEDALALANTEVVKGAAKAELACRMTRAFEKSISNEPTPEDLAKALFDRLVKYPEKAAFALDLLYVEDIKALRAPPYIDKGLTWLARQLTGEEGAI